GTGCGGACGAGAACGGTGGATGCCGCGGTGTTGTCAGTCACGAATGCCACGTTACTCGTCTGTTTCTTCACGCTTCGCACAGTGCCGACGCGAGATTCTGCGTGTTTTCCGACAAGATAGAGAGAACGCCCATCGCAGGAAAGGCCCCGGATGCCAGACGGACAGCTGATCGAGTTCGACCACGTGACGAAGCGCTTCGGCGCAGTCGCCGCGGTGTCTGACTTCTCCGCGCGCGTCAACCCTGGTGTGGTGACGGGCTTCCTCGGCCCGAACGGCGCGGGCAAGACCACCACGTTGCGGATGCTGGTCGGCCTCGAGCGCCCGACCATCGGCACGACGAAGATCGGTGGCAAGCGCTTCTCCGAGCTGCGCGACCCGGCTCGCGTGATCGGGGCGATGCTCGAGAACCCGGGCTTCCGCGCCCGTCGCACGGTCGAGCGTCATCTCATCGCGGCGGCCAAGGCCAACAGCATCCCGCTGTCGCGCGTCGGTGAGCTCATCTCTTTCGTCGGCCTCGGCGATGACGTCGAGACGCGGATCGCCGCGCTCTCACTCGGCATGCGCCAGCGCCTGAGCGCGGCGACGGCACTGCTCGGCGACCCGGGCGTGCTCGTGCTCGACGAACCGGCGAACGGTCTCGATCCTGAGGGCATCCGCTGGATGCGCACTCTCATCCGCGGCCTCGCCGATGAGGGTCGCACCGTGCTCGTCTCCTCTCATGTGCTCTCCGAAGTCGAGCAGACCGCCGACGCGATCCTCGTCATCGCGAGCGGCAAGCTGAAGTTCGCCGGCACCATGGAAGACCTCGCCGACCCGACCGCCGGCCCCGTGGTGGTCGACGCCGCCGACCGCTCCGCGCTCTCGAAGGCGCTGCGCGGTGCAGGCTTCGAGTTCGAGGTCCTGCGCTCCGGGCTGACAGTACGCGGCAGCGATGCTGCCACGATCGGTGCGGTCACCGCCGGTGCCGGCGTGGCCCTGACCACGCTGCAGCAGCGCGGACCCACCCTTGAAGACGTCTTCCTCGACCTCGTGAACGACCGGCACGTGCGTCCCGCGAAGAGCGTGGCAGGTGCCGCTCCCGCGGCGGTCGCGCCCGCGTCTGCTTCGGACGCAGACGAGCCGGCGACTCACGCGGACGACGCCACAGCCGCCCTGTTCGGCACGGTCGAAGCATCCGAACGCGACGAGGACTCGATCGCCGAGACCGTGGACCGGCCCACCGAGCCCGAGGGGTCCGAGGGGTCCGAGGATCAGCCGGCCGACGAGGCCGAGGACGACGCCGGGTCGTCGCCCGCAGATGCTGCAGATTCCGATGACGCGAATTCCGCACAAGACGGCACCGCCGCGGAGCCCGCCGATACGGCGGAAGACGCGTCCGGCGCTGGTGATACCGCAGACGTTGACACCGCCCCTCGGGAAGACGCCCGCCCGCTCCCCGGCATCGCCGGACTCGCGGCCGTCGCCAGCCTGTTCAACACCCCGGCGACGGCTTCGGCTGCCGATGACGACGCCGACGACGCCGAAGGCCACGTCGACGCAGAGCAGCCATCGACGGATGCGATCGACGATGCGGATGCCGACGCTGCGGACGCGGACAGCGACGACTCGGACGTGACCCGCGTCATCGAGGTCATCCCCGCCGCCGACGCCGAGCCGTCAGCATCCGACGTCGTCGCCGACGTGCCGCTGGCGGAATCAGAATCGGCTGGGACTCTCGACGAGACCGATCCGACTGATGAGTTCTTCGACGCGTTCACCGGCGACCCGTCTTCCGAGGATGACGACGAACAGGAACCGTCGTCCGACGAAGAGTCGGAAGACGACGACCTGGAGAACGCCGGTTCAGAAGGCGACGACGCAGACGGCGACGAGCACGACGGCGACGAGCCACCGCACGAACAGCGCTGAGTTCAGACGGGGCGCGGCCTGATGACCGGACGCTGACGCCCCTTCACGACCGGTATCGGAGCCGTGCTGGCGATCTCCACCACATCGACCGGCTCTTCTGTGACCTCGAGTCGGAGCGCCTGCGTCAGGGCGAGGCCGTGCCTGGTCGTGAAGATCAGCCGCTGGAACTGCTCATCGCCTTCGAGGTCGATGACCACGCTCGGACGATGCCGGCGGATGAGCACGAAGTCGGTCGACGCCGCGGCCTTCCACGTGCCGGCAGCGAGGATGCTCGGGATATGGGTGCCTGGCCCCGGCACCCCGCGCAGCCACGTCCATGCGTCATCGGTGAGCTGCACCTTGGTGATGGTGTCGCGCGACACCTTCACGTTCTCACGGTGAAACGTCGCAGCGCGCTCGAGCGGAGAGAGCACAACCTCAAGCTGTGTCTGATCCAGCAGCAACGTCACCATGCACCCAGTCTGCCAGCGACGCCCCGCAAACTGTCTGCGACTTCCTCACAGGACCACAACAATCCGCTTGTGCGATTCCGCCAGGAGTTATGAACGCGAAGCGGATGCTGCGGCAGCGGCCGCCGCGGGGAGCGCGCGCTCGATGCGGGTCAGCGCCTCGTCGTCGTGTGCGGCCGTGAGGAACCAGGCCTCGAACACGCTCGGAGGCAGGGCGACGCCCTGCTCGCGCATCGCATGGAAGAAGGGTGCGTAGCGGAATGCCTCCTGCGCCTGCGCCTCCGCATAGGTGTGCGGTGCCTTCTCCGCGAACACCACGCCGAACAGGTTGCCGGCGCGCGGCACGGCATGCACGACGCCCGCGTCGGTGAGGGCTGCATCCAGGGCGTCCGCGACTCGAGCGGCCGCGGCATCCACCCGGGCGTACACGGCAGGCGTCGCGAGGCGCAGCGTCGCAAGGCCGGCAGCGACCGACAGCGGGTTCCCCGACAGCGTGCCCGCCTGGTAGACCGGGCCGGTGGGTGCGAGCAGATCCATCACATCGGCGCGACCGCCGATGGCCGCGAGAGGCATGCCGCCGCCGACGACCTTGCCGAACGTGATGATGTCGGGCAGGTACTCCTCGCCGAGCGACGCCTGCAGCGCCCAGAATCCGGCGTGGTGCACACGGAAGCCGGTGAGCACCTCGTCGAGGATCATCAACGCACCATTCGCATGCGCCGTGTCGGCGATGAAGCGGTTGAAGCCGGGGTCGGGTTCGACAACGCCCATGTTCGCGGCTGCGGCCTCGACGATGACGGCGGCGATGCGGCCCGCATGCTCGGCGAAGACGGCCTCGAGCGCGGCGCGGTCGTTGTAGCCGATCACGAGCGTCTGCGCCGCGATGGGGGCGGGCACACCGGCTGAGCCGGGCAGGGCCAGCGTCGCGACGCCTGAGCCCGCTTCCGCCAGAAGTCCGTCGGAATGTCCGTGGTAGTGCCCGGCGAACTTCACCAGCAGGTCGCGGCCCGTAGCGCCGCGCGCGAGGCGGATCGCCGTCATGGTCGCCTCGGTGCCGGTGGAGACCAGACGGACGCGTTCGATCGGGGCGAGATCTCCCACCCGCACGCGCTCGGTGATCAACCGCGCCAGTTGGACTTCACCCTCCGTCGGTGCTCCGAAGGAGAGACCGCGGGTCGCTGCCTCCTGCACGGCGGCGACGACATCCGGGTGCGCGTGACCCAGCAGAGCGGGGCCCCACGACGCGACGAGGTCGACGTACTCGTTGCCGGCGGCATCGGTGACCGTCGCACCCTTCGCGGATGCCAGGAACCGCGGAGTGCCGCCGACGGAGCCGTACGCCCGCACCGGCGAGTTCACACCGCCGGGGGTCACGGTGCGTGCGGCAGCGAACAGGTCGTCGTTGCGGTCGTTCATGGGAGCCTCCCTCAGTCGCGAAGCCAGCCGGCAGCCTCGGTCGCCCAGTAGGTGAGCACGGCGTCCGCACCGGCGCGACGGATCGAAAGCAGTGATTCCATCACCGCGGCACGACGATCGATCCAGCCGTTCGCACTCGCGGCCTCGATCATCGCGTACTCGCCGGAGACCTGGTATGCCCATACCGGAATATGGACGGCGTCGCGAACCTCGCGGAGGACGTCGAGGAAGCCCATCGCGGGTTTCACCATGACGATGTCCGCGCCTTCGGCCTCATCGATCAGCGCCTCGCGCAGGCCCTCGCGGCGGTTGCCGGGGTCGAGTTGATACGTACGGCGGTCACCCTGGAGCTGGGAGTCGACGGCCTCTCGGAAGGGACCGTAGAACGCGCTCGCGTATTTGGCCGCGTAGCCGAGGAGAAGCGTGTCCGCGAAGCCCTCGGCATCCAGCCCACGACGGATCGCCGCCACCTGGCCGTCCATCATCCCCGACAGACCCAGCAGGTGCGAGCCGGCCCGCGCCTGCGCGAGCGCCATTGACATGTAGCGTTCGAGCGTGGCGTCGTTGTCGACCGAGCCGTCCTCAGCGAGAACGCCGCAGTGACCGTGATCCGTGAACTCGTCCAGGCAGAGATCGGTCTGCACGACGAGTGCGTCGCCGACCTCCGAGACCAGCGCGGCTGTGGCGATGTTGAGGATGCCGTCCGGATCGTCCGCGCCGGAGCCGACGGCGTCGCGCACGGCGGGCACGCCGAAGAGCATCACGCCGCCGACTCCTGCCTCGGCCGCATCGACTGCGGCGCGGCGAAGAGAATCGAGCGAGTGCTGGGCGACGCCGGGCATCGAGCTGATCGGCACCGCCTCGGCGATGCCCTCGCGCACGAACATCGGCAGCACCAGTTGGCGGGACTCCAATGACGTCTCGCGAACCAGATTGCGCACCGCCGTCGACTGACGCAGTCGGCGCGGCCGGATCTCGGGGAAGCTCACGGCGCGAACTCGTCGGCCGCGTGCGGGAGGGTGAAGTGCGAGACAGCATCGATGAGCGCATCGACGGTCTGCTTGTCCGCGACCACCGTGATGGGCAGCCCAGCCTTGCGGGCGTCCTTCGCGGTGCGGGGTCCGATCGCGGCGAGCAGGGTGTCATCCGGGATGTTCGGGAACTGCTCGCGCACTTGCTGAGCGACCGAGCCGCTCGTGATGAGGATCGCGTTGATCCGGCCACTGTCGACATCGCGGCGGATGCGGTCGGTGACCGGCACCCCCACTGTGCGATAGGCGACGATGCTCGAGACCTCGTGCCCCGCCTCGATGAGGGAGCGCGTGAGCACGGGCTTCGCGATCTCGCTGCGCAGCGTCAGGATGCGTCGGGGCGAGGGCTCGAGAGCGAGGAGCTGCTGCGCCATTCCTTCGGCGGAGTTGTCCTCCTCGGGCACCAGGGCGACCTCGTACCCGACGGCCTGGAGAGCGGCCGCCGTCGTCTCGCCGACAGCAGCGATCTTCGTCGATCTGGGAACGACCGCGCGGTGCGCGAACAGCACATCCACGGTCGTGGCACTGGTGATCGTGAGCCAGTCGAACTCTCCGGCCGCGAGCTTCGTCAGCGCGTCGTCGAGCGCTGCCTGGTCTGTCGTCGGGCCGAAGTTGATCAGTGGCGCGACGACGGGAACGGCGCCCTGCGAGCGAAGGCTCGCGGCGACGCCGTCGCCCCAGGGGCCTCCTCGCGGAACGAGGACGCGCCAGCCGGTCAACGGCTTCTCATGGTTCGTTTCGGGTGTGCTGGTCATCAGGATTGCTCTCGGGAGACGAGTCCGGCCGCCCCTTGATCGAGCAGCCGACGGGCGACAGAAAGTCCGATCTCGCGTGCTGCGTGATTCGGGTCCGCACCATCGGCAGCATCCGCTCCATTGCCACTGCCGTTCAGACGAATATACCCCCGGCGCAGAGGTTCGGTGACGTCGAGCCCGATCCGCCTGTCCCCTTCCGGCGCGTAGACGACGGTGCGCACGCGCACTTCCTCGCGGGCCACGACCGCATGCGCAGCCATCGGCGCCTGGCATCCGGCATCCAATCCTTCGAGGACGCCTCGCTCCACGGTGATCGCAAGACGGGTCGCCTCATCGTCGAGTTCTGCGAGGGCGGCGAGGAGCTCTGCGGGCGCATCCTTCGTCGTCTCGACGGCGAGTGAGCCCTGTCCCGGGGCGGTCGGCCACTCGGCGAGACCGAGCTCTTCGCGAACGAGGGCGACCTCGGATCCGAGCCGCGACAGGCCGGCGGCGGCGAGGATCACGGCATCCAACTCACCGGTATCGACCCGCCCCATGCGGGAGCCGATGTTGCCGCGGATGTCGACGACCTCCGCACGGGGTGCTCGACGACGCACCTGCGCGATGCGCCGCGGTGATCCCGTGCCGACCTTCGCGCCGGGGCGCAACTCATGCAACGGCGTGCCGTCACGCGTGAGCACGACGTCTCGAGCGTCTTCCCGCACCGGCGTCGCAGCGATCAGAAGACCGTTCGGCACGGCCGTCGGGAGATCCTTGAGGGAGTGCACCAGGATGTCGCACTCCCCGTTCAGCAGTGCTTCCCGCAGACGAGTCGCGAAGATGCCCATGCCGCCGATCTCGGAGAGCGACGCACGGTTCGTGTCACCCTCCGACACGATGGGGACGAGTTCGACCTTACGCCCCGAGATCTTCTCAAGAGCGGCGGCGACGTGACCGGACTGCGCCTGCGCGAGTGCGCTTCGCCGCGTGCCCAGGCGAATGGGGCGCTGATGCTTCGGAGTCGTCATGGCGGTCTACTGCAGCACGTCCGCGATCTCATCGAAGCGGAGCCTGCGGCCCGTGAAGAACGGGACCTCCTCCTTCACGAAACGACGAGCCTCGGTGTAGCGCAGGTCACGCATGAGATCGACGAGCTCTGTGACATCATCCGCCTCGAGGGGAAGGATCCATTCGTAGTCGCCGAGCGCGAAGGCGGCGACGGTGTTCGCGATGACCCCCTTGAACGCTGCGCCCTTGCGCCCGTGATCGGCCAGCATCTTGCGGCGATCATCTTCGGGCGCGAGGTACCACTCGGGTGTGCGTACGAACGGGTAGAGGCACAGCCAGCCCTTCGGCTCGACGCCGCGCAGGAATCCGGGCACGTGCGCACGGTTGAACTCGGCGTCGCGGTGCACGCCCATCACGTTCCAGACGGGCACCAGCGTGCGCAGGAGTTCGGTGCGACGAAGGCGGCGCAGCGCCTTCTGCAGCTCCTCGGCGGTGTCGCCGTGCAGCCACACGAGCAGATCGGCGTCGGCCTTGAGGCCTGAGACGTCGTAGAAGCCGCGGATGGAGACGCCGGAGTTCTCGATGTGCTCGGAGATCGTCTCCAGCTCTGTCGCGTCGGTCTCGGAGACCGGTGCATCAGGATTGCGTCGCCACACGGCCCAGAGTGTGAAGCCGGTGGGGTTCTCTTCGCTCGCGTCGGACATGCATCCAGTCTGCCCCTTTCTCGAGGAAGGAGCGAATGCAGCCGACGGCGAGGGTCTACGAGGTCAGCGAGCGAGTGCCCGCGCGATCGCCCAGACGAGAGCGCCGGTCGCCGCCGCGATCCCGACGACCGCGGCGACCGCGCCGACCGGGTTGCGATCCGCGAAGACACGCGCCTTCGCAGCGCCGCGCACGGACGCCTTCTCGATACGACGAGGAAGGTTGCCCTTGACCTCGATCGCGGCAAGAGCAGCCTTCAGTTCGGCGCGGGCGGATGCCACGGGGTCGGTGATCCCCGCAGGCACTGCGGTACGGGGCAGATTCAACTCAGAGTTTGTCATCACCGGCGTCCTTCACGATTCGAATATCGGTCGCGACTGCCTGACCGGGGTTCTCCCGGCTCAGCACCTTGCGGAACTTCAGCAGCCCGAACACCGCGCACACCAGAACGCAGAGCAGCAGAAGACCGAGCACCGCCAGCGCCGAGAGCCAGACCGGCCACCATGATGAGAGCCCTGCCACAGCGAAGACGAGGATCATCGGGATCAACCAGAACAGGAAGAACAGCGCGATCACGAACCAGACGCTGCCGATCCCCGCATCCTTCGCAGTGCGGGAGATCCACGTCTTGGCCGCATCTATCTCGGCTTTGACGAGCTTGCTGACCAGTTCGGGAAGATCGCCGAGCAGGGTCAGAAAACTGTCGTCGGCGCGGTCACGGTATCCGCGAACCATGTCACTTCCCGTTCGTCGAAGTCTTCTTCGCCGTTGAGGCCGTCGACGCACTCGAGGCGGCGGGTTTCTTGGCGGCCGGCGTCTTCGCTGCGGTCTTCGCGTCCTCCACCACACCTTCTGCCACCTCGGCGACGTTCTCCGCAGCCTTCTTGGTCGTGGCGATGGCGGAGTCGAGCTTCTCGCCAGGCGTGGTCCCGTTGCCCGCAGACTTGGCCACCTTGACGATGCCTGACCAGACCGCGCCTGGGATGGCAGCAGCCTTGTCGCCCGCGAAGGCTGTGAGCTTGGTCACCTGGTCCTGAACAGGATCGAGGTGCCAGACCTTCAGCCATTGCTTCTTTATCTGTTCGTAGCGCTCGCGTCCGGCGCGCGTGCCGAGTACGTAACCGACGCCGAGTCCGACGACGAGTCCGATCTTCCCCTTCATGGGGTCTCCTCACGTTGTTCCGGTCGAGCCGCAGGATTCTGCCCCTGGCGGCCAGGTACCCAGCGTAACCCCATATGCCGATTTCGGCATCTATACCTCAGGGGGTTGACAGCCATCGCCGTCTCACTCCCAGAGCAGGCTCCTGCGGAGGCGGTCGGCTTGATCCTCCGCATCCGGGATCACCTGCGCGAGCCCTGTCCCGGCGAGCCATGCCCCGACGACGGCGAGGCCATCGAGCTTCTGCACTTCTGCGCGCACTGCACGACGGCGGCCGGCCGCGCCGATGAGGGAGGCCGGCTGCGCCTGCGTGAATCGCGCCCGATGCGAGTCGACCAGTGTCGATTCGTCGAGCGGCACTCCGAGCATGTCAGCGGCCTCGCGCAGTGCAAGCCGAGCGGCGTCCGCGTCGTCGAGTCTCGCTGTGGCGGCGGGCTCGCCCTGCGCACCGAACGACACCCGCACGATGTGTCGGCCGCCTGCGGCCTCGCGCAACCAGGACCACTTCGCCGTCGCGTGCGTCAGCGCCTTGGCCGTGTGGCTGCCGGGCACGGTGAGCACGCCCGTGCCACGCGGTGCGGCATCGAGCGCCGGTGCATCGAGCAGCAGACTCACGATCTCGATCTCCGGAGCGGCGCCGGCAGTGCCGAGAGCGTCGATGTGGCCGTCGAGAAGGGTGCGGGCCGCTGGCTCCGCGGTGGCGATGATGACGGCATCCGCGACGAGCGTCTCGACGCCCTCCGACGGCGCCGGGAACGCGACAGTCCAGCCATGGCCGTCACGAGCCAGCATCTGCACGTCGACGCCGGTGCGCACGACTGCGCCG
The DNA window shown above is from Microbacterium murale and carries:
- a CDS encoding ABC transporter ATP-binding protein; the protein is MPDGQLIEFDHVTKRFGAVAAVSDFSARVNPGVVTGFLGPNGAGKTTTLRMLVGLERPTIGTTKIGGKRFSELRDPARVIGAMLENPGFRARRTVERHLIAAAKANSIPLSRVGELISFVGLGDDVETRIAALSLGMRQRLSAATALLGDPGVLVLDEPANGLDPEGIRWMRTLIRGLADEGRTVLVSSHVLSEVEQTADAILVIASGKLKFAGTMEDLADPTAGPVVVDAADRSALSKALRGAGFEFEVLRSGLTVRGSDAATIGAVTAGAGVALTTLQQRGPTLEDVFLDLVNDRHVRPAKSVAGAAPAAVAPASASDADEPATHADDATAALFGTVEASERDEDSIAETVDRPTEPEGSEGSEDQPADEAEDDAGSSPADAADSDDANSAQDGTAAEPADTAEDASGAGDTADVDTAPREDARPLPGIAGLAAVASLFNTPATASAADDDADDAEGHVDAEQPSTDAIDDADADAADADSDDSDVTRVIEVIPAADAEPSASDVVADVPLAESESAGTLDETDPTDEFFDAFTGDPSSEDDDEQEPSSDEESEDDDLENAGSEGDDADGDEHDGDEPPHEQR
- a CDS encoding glutamate-1-semialdehyde 2,1-aminomutase; its protein translation is MNDRNDDLFAAARTVTPGGVNSPVRAYGSVGGTPRFLASAKGATVTDAAGNEYVDLVASWGPALLGHAHPDVVAAVQEAATRGLSFGAPTEGEVQLARLITERVRVGDLAPIERVRLVSTGTEATMTAIRLARGATGRDLLVKFAGHYHGHSDGLLAEAGSGVATLALPGSAGVPAPIAAQTLVIGYNDRAALEAVFAEHAGRIAAVIVEAAAANMGVVEPDPGFNRFIADTAHANGALMILDEVLTGFRVHHAGFWALQASLGEEYLPDIITFGKVVGGGMPLAAIGGRADVMDLLAPTGPVYQAGTLSGNPLSVAAGLATLRLATPAVYARVDAAAARVADALDAALTDAGVVHAVPRAGNLFGVVFAEKAPHTYAEAQAQEAFRYAPFFHAMREQGVALPPSVFEAWFLTAAHDDEALTRIERALPAAAAAAASASRS
- the hemB gene encoding porphobilinogen synthase, encoding MSFPEIRPRRLRQSTAVRNLVRETSLESRQLVLPMFVREGIAEAVPISSMPGVAQHSLDSLRRAAVDAAEAGVGGVMLFGVPAVRDAVGSGADDPDGILNIATAALVSEVGDALVVQTDLCLDEFTDHGHCGVLAEDGSVDNDATLERYMSMALAQARAGSHLLGLSGMMDGQVAAIRRGLDAEGFADTLLLGYAAKYASAFYGPFREAVDSQLQGDRRTYQLDPGNRREGLREALIDEAEGADIVMVKPAMGFLDVLREVRDAVHIPVWAYQVSGEYAMIEAASANGWIDRRAAVMESLLSIRRAGADAVLTYWATEAAGWLRD
- a CDS encoding uroporphyrinogen-III synthase translates to MTSTPETNHEKPLTGWRVLVPRGGPWGDGVAASLRSQGAVPVVAPLINFGPTTDQAALDDALTKLAAGEFDWLTITSATTVDVLFAHRAVVPRSTKIAAVGETTAAALQAVGYEVALVPEEDNSAEGMAQQLLALEPSPRRILTLRSEIAKPVLTRSLIEAGHEVSSIVAYRTVGVPVTDRIRRDVDSGRINAILITSGSVAQQVREQFPNIPDDTLLAAIGPRTAKDARKAGLPITVVADKQTVDALIDAVSHFTLPHAADEFAP
- the hemC gene encoding hydroxymethylbilane synthase, coding for MTTPKHQRPIRLGTRRSALAQAQSGHVAAALEKISGRKVELVPIVSEGDTNRASLSEIGGMGIFATRLREALLNGECDILVHSLKDLPTAVPNGLLIAATPVREDARDVVLTRDGTPLHELRPGAKVGTGSPRRIAQVRRRAPRAEVVDIRGNIGSRMGRVDTGELDAVILAAAGLSRLGSEVALVREELGLAEWPTAPGQGSLAVETTKDAPAELLAALAELDDEATRLAITVERGVLEGLDAGCQAPMAAHAVVAREEVRVRTVVYAPEGDRRIGLDVTEPLRRGYIRLNGSGNGADAADGADPNHAAREIGLSVARRLLDQGAAGLVSREQS
- the hemQ gene encoding hydrogen peroxide-dependent heme synthase — translated: MSDASEENPTGFTLWAVWRRNPDAPVSETDATELETISEHIENSGVSIRGFYDVSGLKADADLLVWLHGDTAEELQKALRRLRRTELLRTLVPVWNVMGVHRDAEFNRAHVPGFLRGVEPKGWLCLYPFVRTPEWYLAPEDDRRKMLADHGRKGAAFKGVIANTVAAFALGDYEWILPLEADDVTELVDLMRDLRYTEARRFVKEEVPFFTGRRLRFDEIADVLQ
- a CDS encoding phage holin family protein encodes the protein MVRGYRDRADDSFLTLLGDLPELVSKLVKAEIDAAKTWISRTAKDAGIGSVWFVIALFFLFWLIPMILVFAVAGLSSWWPVWLSALAVLGLLLLCVLVCAVFGLLKFRKVLSRENPGQAVATDIRIVKDAGDDKL